Part of the Rhodohalobacter sp. 614A genome is shown below.
ATCATGAGGTTGTAGAAAGTTTTATAAGCAAATTACCGTTTGGCAGGTCTCATTCTCATTACCGCAAATACCTCCCGATAATGCCTCTTGCCGTTGAACAATGGGATATGAGCGAGTATGATATTGTTATTTCAAGCAATTATGCGGTAGCGAAAGGCATTATTTGTCATCCGGATCAGCTCCATATTTCATACGTACATTCACCCATTCGGTATGCCTGGGATATGCAGTATCAATATCTCGATGAGGCCGATTTGGACAAAGGGATAAAGGGATGGATTGCGAAATACTTGTTACACAAAATTCGCTTGTGGGATGTTCGAACAGCGAACCAGGTGGATAATTTTATTGCAAATTCTCATTTCATCAAACGAAGAATTGCAAAGGTATACAGACGCGAAGCCAAAGTGATTTATCCACCCGTGGATATCAATGGGTTTAAGCTTAATAAAGACAAAGATGATTTTTACTGTACGGTTTCCCGCCTCGTTCCGTATAAAAAAACTTCGATGATCATAAGGGCCTTTAACCAAATGCCAAACAAAAAGCTGTACGTTATTGGCGGCGGACCAGACCTTGAAGAAATGAAAAAAATGGCGGGGCCGAATGTGGAGGTTTTAGGATTTCAACCGCAGGATAAAATGGTAGAGTACATGAGAAATGCGAGGGCATTTATTTATGCTGCTAAAGAAGATTTCGGAATCGTACCGCTTGAAGCACAAGCCTGCGGAACGCCGGTCATAGCTTTTGGTGAGGGAGGATTGTCTGAAACGGTTGTGCCGTGGCTGGGTAACGGACAAGCGGATGTCCCCACAGGTATCCTCTATAATAACCAGACAGCGAAGGATTTGGTGAATGCCGTTAC
Proteins encoded:
- a CDS encoding glycosyltransferase translates to MTVLDLKNIAVTHDWLLEYAGAERVLEELLHVLGKKTKVYTTVFDGKDLPFLQDHEVVESFISKLPFGRSHSHYRKYLPIMPLAVEQWDMSEYDIVISSNYAVAKGIICHPDQLHISYVHSPIRYAWDMQYQYLDEADLDKGIKGWIAKYLLHKIRLWDVRTANQVDNFIANSHFIKRRIAKVYRREAKVIYPPVDINGFKLNKDKDDFYCTVSRLVPYKKTSMIIRAFNQMPNKKLYVIGGGPDLEEMKKMAGPNVEVLGFQPQDKMVEYMRNARAFIYAAKEDFGIVPLEAQACGTPVIAFGEGGLSETVVPWLGNGQADVPTGILYNNQTAKDLVNAVTLFEGNQNVFDSEAIREHAEFFGPERFRYEIQGYIENSWESFQSSIV